The following DNA comes from Streptomyces sp. NBC_00273.
CCGGTCTTCCGCCGCCCCTACATGGAACCGGACTGAGGCGTGAGGCGATGCCGCGTGCAGCGGCACGCTCGCCGCGACGGACGTCCTGCCGGAGCATTGCCGCATGTCGTGCATGGCCGAGTCCCGAGACATGGCCATGGCTCGGGCCGACTGAATCGTTTCCCTGCCCTGGGCCTCGGATCTGCGCGCAGGAGGTGCCGCGCTGTTTGGGCCGTGCGGCCCTGGTCGGGGGGCCATTCAGCCCTGCACCGCCCCTCCCGCCCGGTGGAGCATGGCCCTGTGGGGTCCTTGCGAAGCGGGGAGGAAGGGGACACGGGACATGGCACCGACGTGGACGACCACAGGAGTGTTCACCGGCGCGGGTGGCGTCCGCACCGACGAGGCCGGGGTCATCACCGGCGAGGTGAGCGTACGCACCATTTGGAAGGACGGACAAGCCCACATCGCGGTGCAGTACGGCGGTGCCCCCCAGTGGTGCACCATGACCGGAAGCCCCCTGTCCTGTAGCGAACGAGCCAGTCGGACCGTGCACCAGAGTGCTGTCGAAGCCGTTCGGGCAGGCGCCGCGGCCACGGCCCGGGGTATCTACCCAGAGTCATGATTGTCGGGACAAGCGGCCGATCGCCGAGGTACGTGCCGAGGCACAAGGCAGCTTCATCTCCGGTTTCAGCGGATGTCCAGCACCTCGGCCACCGGGCGCCGGGGCGTTACCGGGCCCTGCGGTCCGTAGCCGAGCCGGATCACCATCTGGACATGGGTCATCGCCGAGCCCGGATCGCGCACCGTCCAGCGGAGCGCGGGCCATTCGAGAGGCTGCGAAGTCATGGACGTGACCAGTCCGTCGGCGGTGGCTTGAAGGAGAACCCGCTGCAGGGCCTGTCCTGCTCGTAGCCAGTCCTCGGGCCCGTCACCCGAAGTACCCAGCAGCACGATGTGCGGGTTCTGCTCGAAGGTGGCCCACCCACGCCCGGGAACGCGCCGGGAGCGACCGAAGTCGCGCACGACCCCACCGCGACCCGCGTGCTTCGGACCGAATGCGTCCACGGGGATTCCGTCTGGACGGGTCTGGCCTTCCGGAGTGTCGGCATGTGTCCACGCCATCGTCTCCGCCGTCATAGTGGGATCCATCTCCTCGCGATGCTCGGAGTCGTGTACCAGGCCCAACACCGTGTCGGTGTGCCAGGCGTCCGGCACGGCCAGGCGACACCCTTCGAGAAGGGCGGCGGCTCGCAGACCGTCCAATAGTGCGGGAGCGATCTCCTCCTCCGCGAAAGGGAAACGGCTGGAGTGACGTCGCCGTACGGCTGGATGGAGGGTTCCGAGTTCGCTGTCCGTGGGCCCGGGTTCCCGGAGGTCGGCAGCGGCCAGCAACCACGGAACGTCCGGGTCGGGCAGCAGCCGTACGTCAGCGCCCCAGCCTGCCGAGGCTGCGGACACCCGTAGGTTGAACAGAGCGGCGGCGCAGCCCACATGGAGGGCGCGGTGGTCCGGGTCGGCATGGGGCATGGCACGGCCCGGGTCGCCGTACAGCTCGATGAGCCCGGAGGCCGGTCGGTAGAGGAACTTCCACGGCTGGGCGTTGTGCATGGACGGAGCCGTGACAGCATCCTCGATGAGCGGAACAATCTCTGCCGGGTTCGGAAGCGATGCGGTCATGAGACTTTCCTGCCTGTGCGGTGGGCCTCACTCGTGGGCGATGACGGCCACCGGCGAGACCGCGTGGTGCATCACGGCGTGTGTGATGGGGCCGATGTGAGTGCCGAATGCGGAGTGGCGGATACGGCGGCCGACGACGACGAGGGCGGCGGTGGAGGCCGCGTCGAGGATCTGAATCGCCGGCTGGCCGATGGTGGCCCGGGAGTCGACCTGCAGCGAAGGGTACTTCTCGTGCCAGGGGCTGATCATCTCGTCCAGTGCGGTGGTGATGCCGTGGGCCATTTCCTGCTGGACCCCCGGGTCGAGGGCTGGTGCGTAGCTGAGGATGGGCGGTGGCGACCAGCCGTGGATGATCACGAGCGGGCAGTGGCGGTGCGACGCCTCCTCGAAGGCGAAGGCGAGCAGCTTGTCACAGGGCTGGTGGATGTCCACGCCGACCACGATGGGCCCGCGGTCGCGGGTGCCGTCCGGCGGATTGCCCGCGCGGTCCACCGACCGGACCAGCACGACGGGGCGAACGGCCTCGATGAGGGTGGCAGTGCTGGTGGACCCGACGAGGAATCCCGCGATGCTGCCGAGCGCGCGTGAGCCGAGTACGAGCATGTCGGAGTCCTCGGCGGCGCGTGTGAGAGCCAGGGAAGGCAGCCCGCCCACTCGGCGGGTGTCGACCTTCAAAGACGGATGTAGACGGCGCGTCTTATCGGCGGTGTCGCGGAGGACGGCCTCGGCCCACTGCCGACGTTCCTCGGTGGTCGTGACGGGAAGCGGGGGATTCTCCAGCCATTCCTCTGCGTGGACCAGGTCCAGGGACGCACCGCGGAGCTCGGCTTCATAGGCCGCCCAGCGGGCAGCCGCCGTGCTCTCCGGGGACCCGTCGAGACCGACGGTCACTCGGTTCGCCATGGTCGCCATCTCCTTCTTCATGGGTCGGCGCTTCTCCCGCCCACTTCAGACTGACTGCCCGACGGCCTCCTGTTGAGGGGCCGGTCGGCCCCTCGTGGGACCGACCGGCCCCGTCTCCGGTGCGGTGGACGAGAGGTCTGGGGCCTTGATCAACCAGGGCGGTCACGGCAGGCGGTCTGTCGGCCGGCCCGGCGTCCGGCAAGAGCCCGGAAGGCCTTGGGCTGTTCTCCATGGCGCAGGGAAGCCACGCCCCCATGATCTCGCGTCGACGAGCGCGGCGCTGGGCCCCAGCCCAGACTGGAGACGGACAGGGATACGCACGTGAGGAGGCAGCCATGACCACCGCACGGGACATCATGCACAGCGGTGCCACCTGCGTACAGGAGACCGAGACGCTCATGGACGCGGCCCGGCGGATGAGCGAACTGGACGTCGGTGCGCTGCCGATCTGCGGGCCCGACGACCGTCTGCACGGCATCATCACCGACCGTGACATCGTGCTGAAGTGCCTGGCCAAGGGCAAGGACCCGCACCACATGACAGCCGGGCAGCTCGCGCAGGGCAAGCCGATCACGGTCGACGCGGGCGCTGACACGAGCCAGGTGCTGCAGACGATGCAGGATCACCGGATCCGGCGTGTCCCGGTGATCGCCGACCACCGCCTCGTCGGGATGATCAGCGAGGCCGATCTCGCCAGGCACCTGTCCGAGGAGCAGGTAGGCCACTTCGTCGAGACGATCTGCGCGGAGCGGTAAGCCGCAGCGCGTCGTCTTGCACCGCTATTCGTGCGCGATGACGGCGACGGGTGCCTTGGCGTGGTGAAGGACCGAGTGAGTGACCGGTCCGATGTGCGCGCCGATCGAGGACTTTCGGATGCGGCGGCCGACGACGATGAGACCCGCTTCGGAAGACCTCTCGACGAGTTCTGTAGCGGCGTGCCCGGCGCTCGCGCGCGAGATGACGCCGACATCCGGGTACTTGTCCCGCCAGGGTCCCAGGACGTCGCCCAGAGAGGCCTCCGCGCTCATTTCGAGCTGGGCGTGAACTCTCGGGTCGTACGCCGCGCCGTACCCCACCAGCGGAGGCAGTGACCAGCTGTGCAGGACATGGAGGGCGCAGGCCCGTCGCGCCGCTTCCTCGAAGGCGAAGGTGAGCAGCGCATCGCACGGCCGGCTGATGTCAACGCCCACCAGCAGCTCACGGGCTGCGTGCCGGTGGTCGGGGTGCGGCACCGCGTCCTCGCTCGCCCGCACCATGACCACCGGCCGTACCGTCGCCTGGATGACCGCCATGCCGACGGAACCGAGGACGAAGCCCGTGACGGTGCCCAGTCCCCGAGAGCCCAGGACGATCATGTCCGCGCCGGCCGCGACGCCGACGAGCTCGGCGGCCGGCCTGCCGTCGAATGATCGGATACCGACCTCCAATTCGGGGTGGCTCGCGCGCAGTTCGTCGGCGGTCTCATTAAGCAGCGCCTGGGCCCAGTGGCGGCGTATATCGCTCGTCGGCACCGGGCGGTCGCGGGGAGATGACCATTCCTCGGCGTGGACGAGGTGGAGCGGCACGCCGCGCAGGAGGGCCTCTCGCGCCGCCCAATGGGCGGCCGCGAGGCTTTCCGCGGATCCGTCGAGGCCGACGACGATTCGACCGTTCATGATGGCTTCTCTCGGCAGGGGTCCGCATCGGTCAGGGAGTTCGTCTCCGCCCGTGTCGAGGCGGAGCGCCGGCTTCTTCAGACTGAGTTCGTGTCGTCGATGGCGTATCCGAGATGCTGGGTTACGGAGACCACGCCGTCCACGGTCCGGCAGAGGCGTTCGATGAGCGGGATGAGGCTCCTGAAGTCGACGGTTCCGTGCAGTTCGACCCGGCCGTCGGTGACGGCCACGGTGATGGCCGAGGGGCTCTGACGCACGCCGAGTTCGAGCACATCACCCATGATCTCGTGACGGATGTCCTCGTCGTCCCGGAGGAAGATCCGCAGCAGGTCCCGTCGGCTGACGATTCCGATCAGTACGTCCGAGTCGTCCACGACCAGGAGCCGCTTGACTCCTTGGGCTTCCATCAATCGGGCGGCTTCGGCGACGGTCCAGTCCGGTCTGGCGCACACGGGGGGCGAGGACATCAGCTCCTCGGCACGCGTACCCGCGGCCTTGTCCTCCTGCCAGGCCTCCCGTTCGGGAAGTGACCGAAAGTAGTCGCTTTGGCCTGCGGACTTCGGCAGCAGGTCCCGCTCCGAGATCACGCCGAGCGGGTGGCCGGAATGGTCGACGACCGGGACGGCCGACACCTTGTGTTCCGTCAGGGTGCGGGCGACCTCCTTGAAGGGGGCGTTGTTGGGGACAGCGACGACCTCGCGGGTCATCAGCTCGCGGACTTCCCGATGCTTCATGCTCTTCTCCTACCGCTCCGCGGTCGGCCCAGCGCAGACCGACACGTCGTCCTGCTCGTAGTCGAGCCGGTTGACCACGTCCACGACGCCGTCGACGCTCTGACACAGGCGCAGCACGATGGGGACCAGGCTGCGTCGGCCGACGGTCCCGCTGAGGGTCACCAGCCCGTCGGTGACCTCGACGGTCAACGACGACGGGCTGAGCCCGAGGGTGCGGGTCAGAACGTCTTCGAGGATTTCCTCCTGGATCGCGTGGTCCCTGCGCAGGAAGAGCTGAAGCAGGTCGCTGCGGCTCAGGATGCCGATCAGTCGGCCGGCGGCGTCCACTACGGGCAGTCTCTTGACTTGGCGCCCCCGCATGACCCGCGCTGCGCGGACGACGCTCCATTCGGTCCGAGCGGTGATGGCGGGGCTGGTCATGACATCGGCGGCGGTGTTCGCGCCGCTGCCGGAGCTGCGCTTGCGGAGCAAGTCGGCTTCGGAGACGACGCCCACGGGGTGTTCGGCCTCGTCCACCACGGGTACGGCGGAGATGTCGAACTCCTTCAAGAGTCTGGCGATTTCCTTGAACGGGGTGCCGCGCCGGACGCTGACGGCTGTCGGGGTCATCAGGTCGGCGACGCTGCGGTGCCTCATCGTCGGCCTCCTTCACGCGCGGACTTCGGTGTCGAGGCGCACGGCCGTGACGTCCACGACCCCGGGTACGGTGCGAGCGACTCGGACCAGCACGTCTTTGAGGGCCGGGTCCGGGATGGAGCCGTCCAGCTGGACGATGCCGTCGGCCACGTGGACCTGCACCATGGCCGAGCCGGCGGGGATGAGCTCGGCCATGATCAGCCGGCGGAGCTCCTCGGCGATGTCCGCGTCGGGGCGGAGGTAGATCTTGAGGAGATCGCCCCGGCTGACCACGCCGACGAGGCGGCCGTCGCCGTCGACGACGGGGAGCCGCTTGAGGTGGCCGCGGGCCATCAGGCGGGCGGCGCCGGGGATGGTGGCGTCCTTGGTCACGGTGACCGCTGGTACGGTCATCAGCTGCCCGGCGCTGACTGCGCGGGACTCGTCCGCGCCCTGGGCCTTGAGCAGCAGGTCCGCTTCGGACACCACGCCGGCGACCCGTCCTTCCTCCGAGAGGACGGGCAGAGCGCTGATCCGCCACTGCCGCATGGCCTCCACGATGTCCTTGAACGGTGTTCTGCGGTCGACGGAGATGACGGCATGAGTCATTACGTCCTCGACGGTGCGAAGCTGCTTCATGATGCCTCCAGAAGCGGAGTCCTGATACGTCCGAGCGTGGGCACCTGTGCCCGTCGGCGGTAGGGCCGTCAGGGGGTCACTTCGGGCTGATCGGCCCTGTTGTTCAGGTATCGGGCGTGCTTTTATGAAATTGACGGAAAGAGTCCCTGAGAGGATGCGGAGAAGCGGCTGGCGGCCGTGCACCGCACGATCGGGATCCGCGAGAAGCGGGCGGGCTCTTTCCGCCCTTTGTCCTGAGGAGTCAATGCGTCGCACGGTGAGGGTCGGCGACCGGAGACAGGTCGTCGACCGCGTAGCCGAGGGCTTGGTCCACGCTGACGACCCCGTCGACCGATCGGCACAGCCTTTCGACAACCGGAATCGTCGACCGCTCCTCGACCCGACCGCTCAAGGAGACGACCCCTTCGCTTACGTCCACCGCAACGCCTCCCGGGGTGATCCTGAGGGTCCGGCCCAGTACGTCGTCGACGATTTCGTCGCGGATGGCGTCATCACGGCGGAGCATGGGGCGCAGCAGGTCGGTGCGGCTGACGATGCCCACAAGGGTTCCGGTCTCGTCGACCACCGGCAGACGCTTGACACCTCGCTCGTGCAGGAAGCGGGCCGTCTCGACGATGCCCCACTCCGGACGGGCGGTCAGGACCGGGGTGGACATCAGATCGCCGGCGGTCCGGGCGCCCATGGAGGCACGGTCCATGGGCGCCGCGGCGCGCATGGGGTCGCGCCCTTCGGTATCGGGCAGCCCGGCCTGCCTGCGAAGCAGGTCGGCTTCGGAGACGATGCCGATCGGATGGCGACGGGTGTCCACGACGGGCAGGGCCGAGACCTTGTTGTTGTCGAGGCTCCGGGCGACCGTCTTGAGCGAGGCTTCGGGGCTCGCCGTGGCCACGTTCCGGGTCATGACGTCTGCGACGGTGCGATGAGACATGGTCCGATCTCCCTTGTGAGTAGGGCCGTCAGTCGTGAGCGATGACCGCGACGGGGGCGGCGGCGTGGTGCAGGACCGCATGGGCCACGGAGCCCAGATGCGCCCCCAGCGGGGAGCGGCGCTGATGGCGGCCCACCACGACGAGGTCCGCGCTTCTTACGGCCTGGACCAGCTGGTCTCCGGCGGGCCCCATGAACGCCTCGTGGGTGACGCTCACGGACGGGAACTTGTGCCGCCACGGCATCAGCATGTCGTCGAGCATCACGGTGACACTCCGGCCGACCTCCCGCTCGTTCTCCGGGTCGAAGAAGGGCGCGTACTGGTACATGGAGGGCATCTTCCAGCCGTGGATCGCACGCAGGGCGCAGCCGCGACGGTCGGCTTCCTCGAAGGCGAAGGTCAAGACCTTGTCCGCTGCCTCGTGGATGTCGATCCCCAGGACGATCTCCCCGTACCGGATGGGCAAGGCCTCCTCGGGCGCGTGCGACACGCGTACGAGCACCACAGGCGTCTCGGTGGCCACAAGTGTTGACAAGCTCACCGAGCCGATGAGGAATCCGACCAGGCCTCCCACCCCACGGGAGCCGAGTACGAGCAGCCCGGCGTCCACCGCCTCCGCGGCCAGGGCTGCCGCCGGCCTGCCTGAGAGGCATCTCGTCGAGACCTCCAGGCCGGGATGTCGGCGTCGCACATCCTCCAATGCCTCGGTGAGCGCCTCGTCGGCCCAACGGTCGGCCGCTTCGCGGCCCGGCCTCGGTACCGCAGGGCTGATCAGCCAGTCGACGGCGTGGACGAGCCTCAGCGGCACTTCGCGCAAGGCCGCCTCCCGGGCGCCCCAACGGGCCGCAGCCCGGCTCTCTGGAGAGCCGTCCACGCCGACGGTCACATGGTGCTTCATGGCCAGAACCTCCTTGGGCAGCGCGGGGCCGCGGTCCTCTTCCAGCGTGGCCTGCGGCGCGATGACCGAGGAGGGGCCGAGTGGCCCCATATGGGGCCGATCAGCCCCGCTACTCCATGGAGGCGCGCGAGGCGACGTAGTCCGCACAGCCGTCCAGGGTGTTCAATGCCGGATAGTCGGACTCGGGCAGGGCGAGGCCGGTGCGCTCGCTCAGTGCCTCGATGAAGTTGAGGAAGTCCAGGGAGTCCATTTCCAGGCTCTCCCGGAAGTTCTCGTCCGGCGAGAGTGCGCCTGCGTCGGCGCCGGGAACCACGTCTGTCAGGACATCCTTGATCAGTACGAGGGCCTCGTCACGGTTCACAGTTCCTCCGGTCGTTGGAGCAGGCGGTCGATGGCCGTCAGCAATCGCGCCCCGGTCGCACCGTCGCTCGCGCGGTGGTCGGCGGCGAGCGTGGCCGTCACGGTCGGGTGCACCGTGAGCATCCCGTCCACGGCCACCGGCCGCTCGGTGACACGCCCCAGGCCGACGAGGGCGACCTGAGGTGGGTAGATCACCCCGAAGACGGCCTCGACCCCCTGATCGCCGAGGTTGGTCACCGTCAGTGTCGGATCTGCCGTCTCCGAAGCCCGCAGACGGCCGCTGCGAGCCCGCGAGACCAGACCCTTCAGCGCCGCCATCAGCTCCGGCAGTGGCATGGTGTCGGCGTCCGCCAGCGCCGGTGCGACCAGGCCGCCGCCGCGCAGGGACACCGCGACACCGAGCCGCACAGTAGGCGAGGGGACGAACGCCTCGTCCTTCCAATAGCCGTTCAGTTCCGGCACTTGGCGTGCTGCCAGGGCAACCGATTTGAGCAGCAGGGCCGCCGGCACGAGCCGTTCCACCACGGGCCTGCTCGCGTTCCGGTCGCGCATCCACGCCATCGCGACGGCCAGGTCGATCGTCGTCGACAAGTAGTAGTGGGGGATCTCGCGGTTCGCGCGGCTCATCAGAGCCGCGATCGCCGCGCGCGCCGGATGCTGGGGCTCGGCCGCTGCCGACGACCGGCGCGCCGGTTCGTGGCTTTCGACCGTAGAGGCCGGAGGGCTCCCCGTGGCGGCGCGTACATCGTCAGCCCGAATCGTGCCGCCCCGCCCGGTTCCCTTCAGGGCACTCAGGTCGACGCCCGACGACCGGGCCAGCCGACGGGCGAGCGGCGATGCCTTCACCCGATGCGGGCCCTCCGCCGGTGTGTGCTCGACGTCGAAACGTGTGATCCGACCGCCCTTGCCGGAACCGTGCACGGACGACAGGTCGATGCCCTTCTGCTCGGCCAAGTGCCTCACCAAGGGCGTGGACACGTCGCCCCCGCCCCGGGTCGTGGTGCGGCCGGGAGAGGCTTGCAGGTCGGAGGCCGGGA
Coding sequences within:
- a CDS encoding universal stress protein, encoding MANRVTVGLDGSPESTAAARWAAYEAELRGASLDLVHAEEWLENPPLPVTTTEERRQWAEAVLRDTADKTRRLHPSLKVDTRRVGGLPSLALTRAAEDSDMLVLGSRALGSIAGFLVGSTSTATLIEAVRPVVLVRSVDRAGNPPDGTRDRGPIVVGVDIHQPCDKLLAFAFEEASHRHCPLVIIHGWSPPPILSYAPALDPGVQQEMAHGITTALDEMISPWHEKYPSLQVDSRATIGQPAIQILDAASTAALVVVGRRIRHSAFGTHIGPITHAVMHHAVSPVAVIAHE
- a CDS encoding Acg family FMN-binding oxidoreductase, translating into MTASLPNPAEIVPLIEDAVTAPSMHNAQPWKFLYRPASGLIELYGDPGRAMPHADPDHRALHVGCAAALFNLRVSAASAGWGADVRLLPDPDVPWLLAAADLREPGPTDSELGTLHPAVRRRHSSRFPFAEEEIAPALLDGLRAAALLEGCRLAVPDAWHTDTVLGLVHDSEHREEMDPTMTAETMAWTHADTPEGQTRPDGIPVDAFGPKHAGRGGVVRDFGRSRRVPGRGWATFEQNPHIVLLGTSGDGPEDWLRAGQALQRVLLQATADGLVTSMTSQPLEWPALRWTVRDPGSAMTHVQMVIRLGYGPQGPVTPRRPVAEVLDIR
- a CDS encoding CBS domain-containing protein, which translates into the protein MKHREVRELMTREVVAVPNNAPFKEVARTLTEHKVSAVPVVDHSGHPLGVISERDLLPKSAGQSDYFRSLPEREAWQEDKAAGTRAEELMSSPPVCARPDWTVAEAARLMEAQGVKRLLVVDDSDVLIGIVSRRDLLRIFLRDDEDIRHEIMGDVLELGVRQSPSAITVAVTDGRVELHGTVDFRSLIPLIERLCRTVDGVVSVTQHLGYAIDDTNSV
- a CDS encoding CBS domain-containing protein, which encodes MMKQLRTVEDVMTHAVISVDRRTPFKDIVEAMRQWRISALPVLSEEGRVAGVVSEADLLLKAQGADESRAVSAGQLMTVPAVTVTKDATIPGAARLMARGHLKRLPVVDGDGRLVGVVSRGDLLKIYLRPDADIAEELRRLIMAELIPAGSAMVQVHVADGIVQLDGSIPDPALKDVLVRVARTVPGVVDVTAVRLDTEVRA
- a CDS encoding acyl carrier protein, which encodes MNRDEALVLIKDVLTDVVPGADAGALSPDENFRESLEMDSLDFLNFIEALSERTGLALPESDYPALNTLDGCADYVASRASME
- a CDS encoding 2-oxo acid dehydrogenase subunit E2; the protein is MAEQKGIDLSSVHGSGKGGRITRFDVEHTPAEGPHRVKASPLARRLARSSGVDLSALKGTGRGGTIRADDVRAATGSPPASTVESHEPARRSSAAAEPQHPARAAIAALMSRANREIPHYYLSTTIDLAVAMAWMRDRNASRPVVERLVPAALLLKSVALAARQVPELNGYWKDEAFVPSPTVRLGVAVSLRGGGLVAPALADADTMPLPELMAALKGLVSRARSGRLRASETADPTLTVTNLGDQGVEAVFGVIYPPQVALVGLGRVTERPVAVDGMLTVHPTVTATLAADHRASDGATGARLLTAIDRLLQRPEEL
- a CDS encoding universal stress protein translates to MNGRIVVGLDGSAESLAAAHWAAREALLRGVPLHLVHAEEWSSPRDRPVPTSDIRRHWAQALLNETADELRASHPELEVGIRSFDGRPAAELVGVAAGADMIVLGSRGLGTVTGFVLGSVGMAVIQATVRPVVMVRASEDAVPHPDHRHAARELLVGVDISRPCDALLTFAFEEAARRACALHVLHSWSLPPLVGYGAAYDPRVHAQLEMSAEASLGDVLGPWRDKYPDVGVISRASAGHAATELVERSSEAGLIVVGRRIRKSSIGAHIGPVTHSVLHHAKAPVAVIAHE
- a CDS encoding universal stress protein, with protein sequence MKHHVTVGVDGSPESRAAARWGAREAALREVPLRLVHAVDWLISPAVPRPGREAADRWADEALTEALEDVRRRHPGLEVSTRCLSGRPAAALAAEAVDAGLLVLGSRGVGGLVGFLIGSVSLSTLVATETPVVLVRVSHAPEEALPIRYGEIVLGIDIHEAADKVLTFAFEEADRRGCALRAIHGWKMPSMYQYAPFFDPENEREVGRSVTVMLDDMLMPWRHKFPSVSVTHEAFMGPAGDQLVQAVRSADLVVVGRHQRRSPLGAHLGSVAHAVLHHAAAPVAVIAHD
- a CDS encoding CBS domain-containing protein — protein: MRHRSVADLMTPTAVSVRRGTPFKEIARLLKEFDISAVPVVDEAEHPVGVVSEADLLRKRSSGSGANTAADVMTSPAITARTEWSVVRAARVMRGRQVKRLPVVDAAGRLIGILSRSDLLQLFLRRDHAIQEEILEDVLTRTLGLSPSSLTVEVTDGLVTLSGTVGRRSLVPIVLRLCQSVDGVVDVVNRLDYEQDDVSVCAGPTAER
- a CDS encoding CBS domain-containing protein yields the protein MSHRTVADVMTRNVATASPEASLKTVARSLDNNKVSALPVVDTRRHPIGIVSEADLLRRQAGLPDTEGRDPMRAAAPMDRASMGARTAGDLMSTPVLTARPEWGIVETARFLHERGVKRLPVVDETGTLVGIVSRTDLLRPMLRRDDAIRDEIVDDVLGRTLRITPGGVAVDVSEGVVSLSGRVEERSTIPVVERLCRSVDGVVSVDQALGYAVDDLSPVADPHRATH
- a CDS encoding CBS domain-containing protein, producing the protein MTTARDIMHSGATCVQETETLMDAARRMSELDVGALPICGPDDRLHGIITDRDIVLKCLAKGKDPHHMTAGQLAQGKPITVDAGADTSQVLQTMQDHRIRRVPVIADHRLVGMISEADLARHLSEEQVGHFVETICAER